In Halobaculum magnesiiphilum, the following proteins share a genomic window:
- a CDS encoding DUF5805 domain-containing protein: MSDADADTERVAVTARVPAYQKEAWVADAERLDMSQSEFLRTMVQAGRRDLGIADEFGPPAGTDPRSVPDHEDQATSAGNEEGASPPSHPRGDGLEDDLLGALSDAGVMSFDELVEAVTGDIEERVDETMGELQSRGLVRYSGRDGGYVPVER, encoded by the coding sequence GACACCGAACGGGTCGCCGTGACCGCCCGGGTGCCGGCCTACCAGAAGGAGGCGTGGGTCGCCGACGCCGAGCGCCTCGACATGTCCCAGTCGGAGTTCCTCCGGACCATGGTCCAGGCCGGCCGGCGCGACCTCGGGATCGCCGACGAGTTCGGTCCGCCGGCCGGAACCGACCCGCGATCGGTTCCGGATCACGAAGATCAGGCAACATCGGCCGGGAACGAGGAAGGAGCTTCTCCCCCCTCACACCCCAGGGGTGACGGCCTCGAAGACGACCTCCTCGGCGCCCTCTCGGACGCCGGAGTCATGTCGTTCGACGAACTCGTCGAGGCGGTCACCGGCGACATCGAGGAGCGCGTCGACGAGACGATGGGCGAACTCCAGTCGCGCGGGCTGGTTCGCTACAGCGGCCGCGACGGCGGGTACGTCCCGGTGGAGCGATGA
- a CDS encoding tyrosine-type recombinase/integrase codes for MSAAGGTDGGDADDDPIGYFLEDMELHGKSRRTRAEYGRVLRRFEGFLADPTRGPGGGASEPEAASHRDCMAFVHELRRDPDLTDSTTATYAAYLHRFFAYMTQVGAFDANPMALVMEELDERIDTDPTRREISVPGMRRFVGDITHPLERALVVTLLKTGMRVGELCNLDLRDVSLSHELDGYDIGGRAQVDGRPNSLFVASEPSVGEVYNGEERTASNKRKRGTVVPVDDELAEALVRWLAVRPDPVSPAEPLFVGTGSGWGERLTPEQVGRVVRSHATDAGWYETGAGATENVTPHYFRHFFTTHLRDRIGDRGVVKYLRGDVADDIIDTYTHNWGDNVRETYERHIYSLFE; via the coding sequence ATGAGCGCCGCCGGCGGAACCGACGGCGGCGACGCGGACGACGATCCGATCGGCTACTTCCTCGAGGACATGGAGCTCCACGGGAAGAGTCGGCGGACGCGTGCGGAGTACGGCCGCGTTCTCAGGCGATTCGAGGGGTTTCTCGCGGACCCGACGCGCGGCCCCGGCGGCGGCGCAAGCGAACCGGAGGCGGCCTCACACCGCGACTGCATGGCGTTCGTCCACGAACTGCGCCGCGATCCGGACCTGACGGACTCGACGACGGCGACGTACGCCGCGTACCTCCACCGGTTTTTCGCGTACATGACGCAGGTCGGCGCGTTCGACGCGAACCCGATGGCGCTGGTGATGGAGGAACTCGACGAGCGGATCGACACCGACCCGACCCGACGGGAGATCTCCGTCCCCGGGATGCGGCGCTTCGTCGGCGACATCACACACCCGCTGGAGCGCGCGCTCGTCGTCACGCTGTTGAAGACGGGGATGCGCGTCGGCGAGCTGTGCAACCTGGACCTGCGCGACGTGTCCCTCTCACACGAGCTCGACGGCTACGATATCGGCGGTCGCGCACAGGTCGACGGGCGACCGAACTCCCTGTTCGTCGCCAGCGAGCCGTCCGTGGGCGAGGTGTACAACGGCGAGGAGCGGACCGCCTCGAACAAACGCAAGCGCGGCACGGTCGTCCCCGTCGACGACGAGCTCGCGGAAGCCCTCGTCCGGTGGCTCGCGGTCCGTCCGGACCCGGTGTCGCCGGCGGAGCCGCTGTTCGTCGGCACCGGCAGCGGGTGGGGCGAGCGCCTCACGCCCGAGCAGGTCGGCCGCGTCGTGCGATCGCACGCGACCGACGCCGGGTGGTACGAGACCGGCGCCGGGGCCACCGAGAACGTCACGCCGCACTACTTCCGGCACTTCTTCACCACACACCTCCGGGACCGGATCGGCGACCGCGGCGTCGTGAAGTACCTCCGCGGCGACGTGGCAGACGACATCATCGACACCTACACCCACAACTGGGGCGACAACGTCCGAGAGACGTACGAGCGCCACATCTACTCGCTGTTCGAGTAG